A genomic window from Triticum urartu cultivar G1812 chromosome 7, Tu2.1, whole genome shotgun sequence includes:
- the LOC125519695 gene encoding glycosyltransferase family 92 protein Os08g0121900-like, giving the protein MAISAKERKLSRLGSGKAVNGGGGGSFGARGGHRSPAAGGRRRLFAVFFVFLCAGAVVFGGVHAIGASFRPVLLKAWPSATLNALSSERRVQQAGGNGAGTVSASVQIRHAVALPDHLLVILGDGSLLPAPGQFECLYSTANSTQLCRRPLSVAALPDGPSLVHCPAGPSEMAVSLSLSQSPPVTPFQWDQLVYTALLDSRDNSTVVFAKGMNLRPGRLGVPSRYECVFGRDLSKPKLVVTSPVVSAAQETFRCVTPVRIRRYLRMTADGNINRNSDGKPMLVSIRTKGRGSSTLPSIAQPEPLPRYNRHRHTRHRQQKVHSMCVCTMLRNQAQFLREWIMYHSHIGVQRWFIYDNNSDDGIEEVLGSMDPSIYNVTRHLWPWMKSQEAGFAHCALRARESCEWVGFIDIDEFLHFPGNQTLQDVLRNYSSRPRIGELRTACHSFGPSGRTKIPKKGVTTGYTCRLAAPERHKSIVRPDALNPSLINVVHHFHLKEGMKYANVGQGVMLINHYKYQVWEVFKEKFAGRVATYVADWQDEENVGSRDRAPGLGTKPVEPEDWPSRFCEVYDTGLKDFVHKEFTDPQTGSLPW; this is encoded by the exons ATGGCGATATCGGCGAAGGAGCGCAAGCTGAGCAGGCTCGGCAGTGGTAAGGCGGtaaacggaggaggaggcgggaGCTTCGGCGCGAGGGGTGGTCACCGGTCGCCTGCGGCGGGGGGCCGGCGGCGGCTGTTCGCCGTCTTCTTCGTGTTCCTCTGCGCCGGCGCGGTCGTCTTCGGCGGGGTGCACGCCATTGGAG CGTCCTTCCGGCCGGTGCTCTTGAAGGCCTGGCCGTCGGCGACCCTGAACGCCCTCTCCTCGGAGCGCCGGGTGCAGCAAGCTGGAGGCAACGGTGCCGGCACCGTTTCAGCGTCTGTCCAAATCCGGCATGCTGTCGCTCTGCCGGACCATCTTCTCGTAATCCTCGGCGACGGATCATTGCTGCCAGCTCCCGGGCAGTTTGAGTGCCTCTACTCCACTGCCAACTCAACGCAGCTGTGTCGTCGTCCCCTCTCAGTTGCTGCCTTGCCAGATGGACCAAGCCTCGTGCATTGCCCTGCCGGACCGTCTGAGATGGCTGTGTCCCTGTCGCTGTCCCAGTCACCTCCGGTGACACCATTCCAATGGGATCAGCTCGTGTACACTGCACTTCTTGACAGCCGGGACAACTCCACCGTTGTGTTTGCCAAAGGGATGAACCTCCGTCCAGGCCGTCTCGGTGTGCCATCACGGTATGAGTGTGTCTTTGGCCGGGACCTGTCGAAGCCGAAGCTCGTTGTCACCTCCCCTGTGGTTTCTGCTGCGCAGGAAACATTCCGGTGTGTGACACCTGTCCGCATTCGCCGGTACCTCAGGATGACAGCTGATGGAAACATCAACAGAAACAGTGATGGCAAGCCTATGCTGGTCTCCATCAGGACTAAGGGCCGGGGGAGCTCTACACTCCCCTCAATCGCGCAACCAGAGCCACTTCCTAGGTATAACAGGCATCGGCATACAAGGCATCGGCAGCAGAAGGTACACTCGATGTGTGTGTGCACCATGCTGCGCAACCAAGCTCAGTTCTTGCGGGAATGGATCATGTACCACTCCCATATCGGAGTGCAACGGTGGTTCATCTATGACAACAACAGCGATGATGGCATCGAGGAAGTCCTCGGTTCCATGGATCCATCCATATACAATGTGACACGCCACTTGTGGCCTTGGATGAAATCTCAGGAGGCTGGATTTGCACATTGTGCACTCAGGGCGCGGGAGAGCTGCGAGTGGGTGGGGTTCATCGACATCGATGAGTTCCTGCACTTCCCTGGCAACCAAACTCTACAAGATGTCCTCCGGAATTACTCAAGCAGGCCAAGGATTGGTGAACTCAGGACTGCATGCCACAGCTTTGGTCCATCAGGCCGGACTAAGATTCCTAAGAAAGGAGTCACAACAGGCTACACCTGCCGGCTGGCTGCGCCGGAGCGGCACAAATCAATTGTCAGGCCAGATGCATTGAATCCATCACTGATCAACGTGGTGCACCATTTCCATCTGAAGGAAGGGATGAAGTATGCGAATGTTGGCCAGGGAGTGATGCTGATCAATCACTACAAATACCAAGTCTGGGAGGTGTTCAAAGAGAAGTTTGCTGGCCGCGTGGCGACCTATGTTGCCGATTGGCAGGACGAGGAGAATGTTGGATCCAGGGACAGGGCGCCAGGTCTAGGGACCAAACCGGTGGAACCTGAGGATTGGCCAAGTCGGTTCTGTGAAGTATATGACACTGGTCTGAAAGATTTTGTGCACAAAGAATTCACAGATCCACAGACTGGAAGTCTTCCATGGTAG